From a single Arvicanthis niloticus isolate mArvNil1 chromosome 19, mArvNil1.pat.X, whole genome shotgun sequence genomic region:
- the LOC143435060 gene encoding UDP-glucuronosyltransferase 3A2-like, translating into MGLWLAHFYFGSVQDCSLVIIEFTTNNHRFGHQTIVKVYRNFGNLCSHLLSKKNIMEFLQNENFDLVLLNSLDFCSLLVVEKLGKRFVSFYPGQFSFMDVGLPSPLSYVPVYGSGLTDQMDFWGRVKNFLMFFDFSMKQREILSQYDSTIQEHFAEGPRPVLSDLLLKAELWFVNSDFALDFARPLFPNTVYVGGLLDKPVQPIPQVSDTVALNLYFIQRPSVVVGVVNLAEMS; encoded by the exons ATGGGTTTGTGGCTGGCTCATTTCTATTTTGGTAGTGTACAAG ATTGTAGCTTGGTCATCATTGAATTTACAACCAATAACCACAG GTTCGGACATCAAACAATTGTAAAGGTTTATCGAAACTTTGGCAACTTATGCAGTCACTTATTAAGCAAAAAGAACATCATGGAGTTCTTACAAAATGAGAACTTTGACCTAGTACTTCTTAATTCATTAGATTTCTGTTCTTTACTGGTTGTTGAAAAGCTTGGGAAACGATTTGTGTCTTTTTATCCTGGGCAATTTAGCTTTATGGACGTTGGGTTACCAAGCCCCTTGTCCTATGTTCCAGTGTATGGCTCTGGTCTAACTGACCAAATGGACTTCTGGGGCCGAGTGAAGAACTTCCTTATGTTCTTTGATTTTTCCATGAAGCAAAGGGAAATACTTTCTCAATATGACAGTACTATCCAGGAACATTTTGCAGAAGGCCCTCGGCCAGTTTTGTCTGACCTTCTACTGAAAGCTGAGCTGTGGTTTGTCAACTCTGACTTTGCCTTGGATTTTGCTCGTCCTCTGTTTCCCAACACGGTCTATGTGGGAGGCTTACTGGACAAACCTGTGCAGCCAATACCCCAAGTGAGTGATACAGTAGCTCTCAATTTATATTTCATTCAGAGACCTTCAGTAGTGGTTGGGGTTGTCAACTTGGCAGAGATGTCCTGA